The Streptomyces sp. NBC_00670 genome window below encodes:
- a CDS encoding LysR family transcriptional regulator → MLNLERLRTLDALARHGSVSAAAEGLHVTTSAVSQQLAKLEREVGQRLLAKNGRGVRLTDAGRLLAEHAARILSQVELARSDLEAQRGRVVGELRLAAFPTAARGLFPAALAGLRARHPSLRLRSCELEPEAGVAGVVRGDLDLAVVLDWYNKPMPLPDGLVKASLLDDPADVAMPAGHRLAGRAEVDLGEFADDEWITWNEGEFCHEWLMFTLRSKGVEPIIGHRAAETHTQLGMVAAGLGVCVAPLLGRDPVPEGVVTVPVRQRVRRHVYVVWRADADRRPSIRAAVAALREAAETVGVSRDGEGA, encoded by the coding sequence ATGTTGAACCTGGAGCGCCTGCGCACCCTCGACGCCCTCGCCCGGCACGGCTCCGTCAGCGCCGCCGCCGAGGGGCTGCACGTGACGACCTCGGCCGTCTCGCAGCAGCTCGCCAAGCTGGAGCGCGAGGTGGGCCAGCGGCTGCTGGCCAAGAACGGGCGGGGCGTACGGCTGACCGACGCCGGGCGGCTGCTCGCCGAGCACGCCGCGCGCATCCTCTCCCAGGTCGAGCTGGCCCGCTCCGATCTGGAGGCCCAGCGGGGGCGCGTGGTGGGGGAGTTGCGCCTGGCGGCGTTCCCCACGGCGGCGCGCGGGCTGTTCCCGGCGGCGCTCGCGGGGCTGCGCGCTCGGCACCCCTCCCTCCGGCTGCGCTCCTGCGAGCTGGAACCGGAGGCCGGCGTCGCCGGGGTGGTCCGCGGGGACCTCGACCTCGCGGTCGTCCTGGACTGGTACAACAAGCCGATGCCGCTGCCGGACGGACTGGTCAAGGCCTCGCTCCTGGACGACCCGGCCGATGTGGCCATGCCGGCCGGGCACCGGCTGGCGGGCCGTGCGGAGGTGGACCTCGGGGAGTTCGCCGACGACGAGTGGATCACCTGGAACGAGGGTGAGTTCTGCCACGAGTGGCTGATGTTCACCCTGCGCTCCAAGGGTGTCGAACCGATCATCGGCCATCGGGCCGCCGAGACGCACACGCAGCTCGGAATGGTCGCCGCCGGGCTCGGGGTGTGCGTCGCCCCGCTGCTCGGCCGGGACCCGGTGCCGGAGGGTGTGGTCACCGTGCCGGTGCGGCAGCGGGTCCGGCGCCATGTCTACGTGGTGTGGCGGGCGGACGCCGACCGCCGCCCGTCGATCCGGGCGGCGGTCGCGGCACTGCGGGAGGCGGCGGAGACGGTGGGGGTCTCCCGCGACGGGGAGGGCGCGTGA
- a CDS encoding DMT family transporter has translation MSTVASSPTPDSVPPSAPTSPVPTPTPVPAPAPAGRTALDWRLRFGALSLIWGFSFLLIKVGTHAYAPFQVTFGRLLFGTAVLVAAMAVKRQRLPRGVRTWGHLAVAALLLNALPFSLFAYAELTIPSTLAGICNATSPLWGMALSLVALSEDRPTRRRFAGLGLGFLGVLTVLGAWQGFHGLDATGTALALLASLSYPVGWIYVRRTLTGADSSHLSLTGAQLLLATVQLAVVTPLFTDVPSGLPVLPLLAVVALGALGTGLAMLVQYSLVAEVGPTTAQMVTYFIPVIATAAGVAILHEPLAWSTPVGAVIVVAGAALTQSRARRS, from the coding sequence ATGAGCACCGTCGCCTCGTCCCCCACCCCGGATTCGGTTCCGCCCTCCGCTCCCACCTCCCCCGTCCCCACCCCCACCCCCGTCCCTGCCCCGGCCCCGGCGGGTCGGACCGCGCTCGACTGGCGGTTGCGCTTCGGCGCGCTGTCGCTGATCTGGGGTTTCAGCTTCCTGCTCATCAAGGTGGGCACACACGCCTACGCCCCGTTCCAGGTGACGTTCGGCCGGCTGCTGTTCGGCACCGCGGTGCTGGTGGCCGCGATGGCGGTGAAGCGGCAGCGGCTGCCGCGCGGGGTCCGCACCTGGGGGCACCTCGCGGTGGCGGCGCTGCTGCTCAACGCGCTGCCGTTCTCACTGTTCGCCTACGCGGAGCTGACCATTCCGTCGACGCTCGCGGGCATCTGCAACGCGACCTCGCCACTGTGGGGCATGGCGTTGTCCCTCGTGGCGCTCTCCGAGGACCGCCCGACCCGGCGCCGGTTCGCCGGGCTCGGCCTCGGCTTCCTGGGCGTGCTCACCGTCCTGGGCGCCTGGCAGGGCTTCCACGGTCTGGACGCCACGGGCACCGCGCTGGCCCTGCTCGCCTCGCTGAGCTACCCCGTCGGCTGGATCTACGTCCGCCGCACCCTGACCGGCGCCGACTCCTCCCACCTCTCGCTGACCGGCGCCCAGTTGCTGCTGGCGACGGTGCAGCTCGCGGTGGTCACCCCGCTCTTCACCGACGTGCCGAGCGGCCTTCCCGTGCTGCCGCTGCTCGCCGTCGTCGCCCTGGGCGCGCTCGGCACCGGCCTCGCGATGCTGGTGCAGTACAGCCTGGTCGCCGAGGTCGGTCCGACGACGGCGCAGATGGTCACGTACTTCATTCCCGTGATCGCCACGGCGGCGGGTGTGGCGATCCTGCACGAGCCGCTCGCGTGGTCGACGCCCGTGGGAGCGGTGATCGTGGTGGCGGGTGCGGCCCTGACACAGAGCCGGGCGCGGCGGTCGTAG
- a CDS encoding aminotransferase class I/II-fold pyridoxal phosphate-dependent enzyme, with protein sequence MLGEYRIEGRRAAEISASIERGVGSGDLLPGQLLPPMRELATSLGVNPNTVAAAYRTLRERGVIETDGRRGSRVRAKPATTAREYVRVQVPEGVRNLADGNPDPALLPALGKAFAAAAGRADRAPVLYGEDAVEPELARIARTELDADGVPDGPVIVASGSLDAIERVLTAHLRPGDAVAVEDPGWGGLLDLVPALGLRTVPVRVDDEGPLAEDVRTALVAGARALVVTGRAQNPTGAVVGAARARALRAVLAAHPETLLIEDDHGHAIVDLPLHPLAGTTRNWALVRSVAKAYGPDLRLAVLTGDPVTIDRVHGRQRLGPGWVSRLLQRAVVRLWADGAVDVPAVAAAYRRRREALIGALAERGVGAHGRSGLNVWVPVPDETGAVARLLHAGWAVAPGARFRAAAPPGIRITVSTLAPEEAGAVADAVALAVGPVDGPRYV encoded by the coding sequence GTGCTAGGAGAATATCGGATCGAAGGCCGGCGTGCGGCGGAGATTTCCGCGAGCATCGAACGCGGGGTGGGCAGCGGTGACCTGCTCCCCGGCCAACTGCTTCCCCCCATGCGGGAGTTGGCGACGTCACTCGGGGTGAATCCGAACACCGTCGCGGCCGCCTACCGCACCCTGCGGGAACGCGGGGTCATCGAGACCGACGGGCGGCGCGGCAGCCGGGTCCGGGCGAAGCCGGCGACCACCGCCCGGGAGTACGTCCGGGTCCAGGTCCCGGAGGGGGTGCGCAACCTCGCCGACGGCAACCCCGACCCCGCGCTCCTGCCCGCCCTGGGGAAGGCGTTCGCGGCGGCCGCCGGCCGGGCCGACCGCGCCCCCGTGCTCTACGGGGAGGACGCGGTGGAGCCGGAACTGGCCCGGATCGCCCGCACCGAACTGGACGCGGACGGCGTGCCGGACGGACCCGTGATCGTGGCCTCCGGATCGCTCGACGCGATCGAACGGGTGCTCACGGCCCACCTCAGACCCGGGGACGCGGTCGCCGTCGAGGACCCGGGCTGGGGCGGCCTGCTCGACCTCGTGCCCGCGCTCGGACTGCGTACGGTCCCGGTCCGTGTCGACGACGAGGGGCCGCTCGCCGAGGACGTCCGCACGGCCCTCGTCGCCGGGGCCCGGGCCCTCGTCGTCACCGGGCGGGCGCAGAACCCGACCGGCGCCGTGGTGGGCGCCGCCCGCGCGCGTGCCCTGCGTGCCGTGCTGGCCGCGCACCCGGAGACCCTGCTGATCGAGGACGACCACGGCCACGCCATCGTCGATCTGCCCCTGCACCCGCTGGCCGGGACCACCCGCAACTGGGCGCTGGTCCGCTCCGTGGCCAAGGCGTACGGCCCCGACCTGCGGCTCGCCGTGCTCACCGGGGACCCGGTCACGATCGACCGCGTGCACGGCAGGCAGCGGCTCGGCCCCGGCTGGGTCAGCCGGCTGCTGCAACGGGCCGTCGTACGACTGTGGGCCGACGGCGCGGTGGACGTGCCGGCGGTGGCGGCGGCGTACCGCCGGCGGCGCGAGGCGCTGATCGGCGCGCTCGCGGAGCGCGGGGTGGGCGCCCACGGCCGCAGCGGCCTGAACGTCTGGGTCCCGGTGCCGGACGAGACCGGCGCGGTGGCCCGGCTGCTGCACGCGGGCTGGGCGGTCGCCCCCGGTGCCCGCTTCCGGGCTGCGGCCCCGCCCGGCATCCGGATCACCGTCTCGACCCTCGCGCCGGAGGAGGCCGGGGCGGTCGCGGACGCCGTCGCCCTGGCGGTCGGGCCGGTGGACGGTCCGCGTTACGTGTGA
- a CDS encoding pyridoxamine 5'-phosphate oxidase family protein, which produces MSHATAATAPETTPQPPSEPPAAYVPTDRTVPTRSANRASYDKELVHSILDEAYVCHLGFVRDGAPVVLPTLFGRVGERLYVHGSTGSRPLRMAGRGRSRDQQAEQGQERASAGLPVCLTVTHVDGLVLARSAFHHSLNYRSVVVHGIAEQVTDPEERRTALDALVDHVVPGRSADSRPANAKELAATAVLRLDLEEVSAKVRTGGVNDEPEDLGLPYWAGVVPVRPAYGAPVADPGLAPGTAVPGYLPGR; this is translated from the coding sequence ATGTCGCACGCCACCGCCGCCACCGCGCCGGAGACCACGCCGCAGCCGCCGTCGGAGCCGCCCGCCGCCTACGTCCCGACCGACCGCACCGTTCCCACACGCTCGGCGAACCGCGCCTCGTACGACAAGGAGCTGGTGCACTCGATACTCGACGAGGCCTACGTCTGCCACCTCGGCTTCGTGCGCGACGGGGCGCCGGTGGTGCTGCCGACGCTGTTCGGCAGGGTCGGCGAACGGCTGTACGTGCACGGGTCGACGGGCTCGCGGCCACTGCGGATGGCGGGGCGCGGACGGAGTCGGGACCAGCAGGCGGAGCAGGGGCAGGAGCGGGCGTCGGCGGGGCTGCCGGTGTGTCTGACGGTCACGCACGTCGACGGCCTGGTACTGGCGCGGTCGGCGTTCCACCACTCGCTCAACTACCGCTCGGTGGTGGTGCACGGCATCGCCGAACAGGTGACCGACCCCGAGGAGCGGCGGACGGCGCTGGACGCGCTGGTCGACCACGTGGTCCCGGGCCGCTCGGCCGACTCCCGCCCGGCCAACGCCAAGGAGCTGGCCGCGACCGCCGTGCTGCGCCTGGACCTCGAGGAGGTCTCGGCGAAGGTGCGCACCGGCGGGGTCAACGACGAGCCGGAGGACCTCGGCCTGCCGTACTGGGCGGGCGTGGTACCGGTCCGCCCGGCATACGGCGCACCGGTGGCCGACCCCGGGCTGGCGCCGGGGACGGCGGTGCCGGGGTATCTGCCGGGGCGGTGA
- a CDS encoding EamA family transporter, translating to MPVRTSGDGRDGRGGRGHGVALGLALGSAVAFGGSGVAAKPLIEAGLEPLHVVWLRVAGAAVVMLPVAVRHRALVRRRPVLLAGFALLAVAGVQACYFAAISRIPVGVALLVEYLAPALVLGWVRFVQRRPVTRSAAVGVVLAAGGLACVVEVWSGLAFDALGLVLALGAACCQVGYFVLSDHGGDAEEAAPDPLGVIAYGLLGGALVLTVVARPWEMEWSVLGGDAAMNGTRVPAVLLLGWIVLIATVLAYATGVLAVRRLSPQVAGVVACLEAVVATVLAWVLLGEHLSAPQVIGGAVVLTGAYVAQRAARAVPAPAPAPVAAGGAHPPAAAHTGESPPR from the coding sequence GTGCCGGTGCGTACCTCTGGAGACGGCCGGGACGGCCGGGGCGGCCGTGGACACGGTGTGGCGCTGGGGCTCGCCCTCGGCTCGGCGGTCGCCTTCGGCGGCTCGGGGGTCGCGGCGAAGCCGCTGATCGAGGCGGGGCTCGAACCCCTGCACGTGGTGTGGCTGCGGGTCGCGGGCGCCGCCGTCGTGATGCTCCCCGTGGCCGTACGGCACCGCGCGCTGGTGCGGCGGCGCCCCGTGCTGCTCGCCGGGTTCGCGCTGCTCGCCGTCGCCGGGGTCCAGGCCTGCTACTTCGCCGCGATCTCCCGTATCCCGGTCGGGGTGGCGCTGCTCGTGGAGTACCTCGCGCCCGCGCTGGTCCTGGGCTGGGTGCGGTTCGTGCAGCGGCGGCCGGTGACGCGGTCGGCGGCGGTGGGGGTCGTCCTCGCGGCCGGCGGGCTCGCGTGCGTGGTCGAGGTGTGGTCGGGGCTGGCCTTCGACGCGCTCGGGCTGGTGCTCGCGCTCGGCGCGGCCTGCTGCCAGGTCGGCTACTTCGTCCTGTCCGACCACGGCGGCGACGCGGAGGAGGCGGCCCCGGACCCGCTGGGCGTGATCGCGTACGGGCTGCTGGGCGGGGCGCTCGTGCTGACGGTGGTGGCACGGCCGTGGGAGATGGAGTGGTCCGTGCTCGGCGGCGACGCGGCCATGAACGGCACCCGGGTGCCGGCCGTGCTGCTGCTCGGCTGGATCGTGCTCATCGCGACCGTCCTCGCCTACGCCACCGGCGTACTGGCCGTGCGGCGGCTGTCGCCGCAGGTGGCGGGGGTCGTGGCGTGCCTGGAGGCGGTGGTGGCGACAGTGCTCGCCTGGGTGCTGCTCGGCGAACACCTGTCGGCGCCGCAGGTGATCGGCGGAGCGGTGGTGCTGACCGGGGCGTACGTGGCCCAGCGGGCCGCGCGGGCGGTACCGGCACCGGCGCCGGCACCCGTGGCGGCCGGCGGGGCGCACCCGCCCGCCGCCGCCCACACCGGGGAGTCTCCGCCCCGTTAG